A genome region from Candidatus Kryptobacter tengchongensis includes the following:
- a CDS encoding glutamine--fructose-6-phosphate transaminase: MCGIVGYIGKRNIFEVLISGLKRLEYRGYDSAGIAILSDDVFILKRAGKVSRLENELQNFAPIVNSTSFSLSVGIAHTRWATHGEPSDINAHPLTDCTGKFAVVHNGIIENYQILKKKLESLGHIFKSQTDTEVISHLIEEFYKNTKDFTTSVQLALNHIEGTYGLGIVCAHEPEKIIVARKGSPIIIGLGDGEYIAASDPSAIVALTRNVIFLEDGEIGIISPDGVEVRKIHSDEKLDLDSRIHELALSLDEIEKGGFPHFMLKEIFEQPESLLNSMRGRINEKGEVKLGGIADFMDKILNARRFIITACGTSWHAGLVGKYMLEQYAEIPVDVEYASEFRYRNPVIFPDDVVWLISQSGETADTLAALRLAKAKGATVLGIVNVVGSTIARESHAGVYIHAGPEIGVASTKAFTSQLVVLSLITLLLGREKGKISPELASEIARELISIPEKVKKILELNDHIKALAEKYKDHHNFLYLGRGFNYPVALEGALKLKEISYIHAEGYPAAEMKHGPIALIDENMPVVFIAVKDGVYEKVLSNMEEVKARKGKIISIVTELDDKVAKLSDHTIQIPQTFDMLMPILSVIPLQLLAYHIAVMRGCDVDQPRNLAKSVTVE; this comes from the coding sequence TTTTTATTCTAAAGAGAGCTGGAAAAGTTTCAAGACTTGAAAACGAACTTCAAAATTTTGCACCTATTGTAAATTCAACTTCGTTTTCTTTATCTGTAGGTATAGCTCACACGAGATGGGCAACACATGGTGAGCCAAGCGATATAAATGCACACCCTTTAACCGATTGCACAGGTAAATTTGCGGTTGTTCATAACGGAATAATTGAAAATTATCAAATCTTAAAGAAAAAACTTGAATCGCTTGGACATATCTTCAAAAGTCAAACTGATACTGAAGTAATTTCTCATTTGATAGAGGAATTTTATAAAAACACAAAAGATTTCACAACATCTGTTCAACTTGCTCTTAATCATATTGAAGGAACATATGGGCTTGGGATAGTCTGTGCGCATGAGCCTGAAAAAATAATTGTTGCAAGAAAAGGAAGTCCGATAATAATTGGCTTGGGTGATGGGGAGTATATAGCAGCTTCAGACCCCTCAGCTATTGTTGCTTTAACAAGAAATGTAATTTTTCTTGAGGATGGTGAAATTGGGATAATATCACCTGATGGTGTTGAGGTAAGGAAGATACATTCTGATGAAAAATTGGATCTTGATAGCAGAATTCACGAATTAGCGCTTAGTTTAGATGAAATAGAAAAAGGTGGTTTTCCACATTTTATGCTTAAGGAAATCTTTGAACAGCCTGAGTCTTTGCTTAATTCAATGCGTGGCAGGATAAATGAAAAAGGCGAAGTAAAGCTCGGGGGAATCGCTGATTTTATGGATAAAATTTTAAATGCGAGAAGATTTATAATCACAGCATGTGGCACAAGTTGGCATGCTGGACTTGTTGGAAAATACATGCTTGAACAATATGCCGAAATACCCGTTGATGTTGAATATGCTTCGGAGTTTAGATATAGAAATCCAGTGATATTTCCAGATGATGTTGTGTGGTTGATAAGTCAAAGTGGTGAAACCGCAGATACTCTTGCTGCATTGCGACTTGCTAAGGCGAAGGGAGCAACTGTTCTTGGAATCGTAAATGTGGTTGGTTCAACAATTGCAAGAGAAAGCCATGCTGGAGTTTATATCCATGCCGGACCTGAAATTGGGGTTGCATCAACAAAAGCTTTTACAAGTCAGCTTGTTGTGCTTAGTTTAATTACGCTGTTGCTTGGAAGAGAAAAAGGGAAAATATCTCCCGAACTCGCATCTGAGATAGCAAGGGAATTGATTTCAATTCCTGAAAAAGTTAAAAAAATTCTTGAATTAAATGATCACATAAAAGCGCTTGCAGAAAAATATAAAGACCATCATAACTTTCTATATCTTGGGCGTGGGTTTAATTATCCAGTTGCGCTTGAGGGCGCCCTGAAACTAAAAGAAATTTCTTATATCCATGCAGAAGGTTATCCAGCAGCTGAAATGAAACATGGACCAATTGCTTTGATTGATGAAAATATGCCTGTTGTTTTTATCGCTGTTAAAGATGGTGTTTACGAAAAAGTCCTAAGCAATATGGAAGAAGTTAAAGCAAGAAAGGGAAAAATAATTTCAATTGTTACTGAACTTGATGATAAAGTAGCGAAATTATCTGATCACACCATTCAAATTCCACAAACATTTGATATGTTGATGCCGATTCTCTCTGTGATACCATTGCAGTTGCTTGCTTATCACATCGCTGTTATGCGTGGGTGTGATGTTGATCAGCCGAGAAATCTTGCAAAAAGCGTAACGGTGGAATAG
- a CDS encoding HEPN domain-containing protein translates to MNRWKDWYDQAKRDIERARIDIDFKFYEWACFTAQQSAEKAVKALALKIGLNLWGHSIFEMIKILSGKIEIPEKIGEYAKLLDLYYIPPRYPNGFASGKPADYFTEKQALEALDAASNIIKFCEGILFKEGGDT, encoded by the coding sequence ATGAATAGGTGGAAAGATTGGTATGATCAAGCGAAAAGGGATATTGAGAGAGCCAGAATTGATATTGATTTTAAATTTTATGAGTGGGCTTGTTTTACAGCACAACAATCCGCTGAAAAAGCGGTAAAGGCGCTCGCTTTGAAAATCGGTTTAAATTTATGGGGACATTCCATATTTGAAATGATAAAAATTTTATCTGGAAAGATTGAAATTCCTGAAAAAATAGGTGAATACGCAAAATTGCTTGATCTATACTATATACCGCCAAGATATCCTAATGGGTTTGCTTCAGGTAAACCAGCTGATTACTTCACGGAAAAACAAGCATTGGAGGCATTAGATGCGGCAAGTAATATCATCAAGTTCTGTGAAGGGATTTTATTTAAAGAGGGAGGAGATACTTAA
- a CDS encoding Nucleotidyltransferase domain-containing protein, with the protein MKGFYLKREEILKTVEEISKTAMDLFPEIDEIRIFGSFAKKQETGLSDIDIFVLLSDTGSENPIERCKKYFYFFADNLDIAVDVIVAGENEIESFRNLINESILVVKRTPKTNQNKSA; encoded by the coding sequence GTGAAGGGATTTTATTTAAAGAGGGAGGAGATACTTAAAACAGTTGAAGAGATATCAAAAACTGCTATGGATTTATTCCCAGAAATAGATGAGATAAGAATTTTCGGTTCATTTGCAAAGAAGCAGGAGACAGGGTTAAGTGATATTGACATTTTCGTATTGTTAAGTGATACTGGAAGCGAAAACCCGATTGAAAGATGTAAAAAGTATTTCTATTTTTTCGCAGATAATCTTGATATTGCAGTTGATGTTATAGTCGCTGGAGAAAACGAAATTGAGAGTTTTAGGAATTTAATAAACGAAAGTATTTTGGTCGTAAAAAGAACCCCAAAAACAAATCAAAATAAATCTGCTTAA
- a CDS encoding UDPglucose 6-dehydrogenase → MNISIIGTGYVGLVTGACFAESGNNVICMDIDKEKINKLKKGIVPIYEPGLDEIVRKNLNTGRLKFTTDLEYAVRNSEIIFLCLPTPPGKDGDADLGILFSVVKNIAKILRGLAKDEKKQLKKLIVSKSTVPVGTADKIKEMLNKELGKYSDKIDLYVASNPEFLKEGNAVQDFMFPDRVVIGVNDGEAEKILRELYEPFVRTGAPILVMDTRSAEMVKYTANAFLAMRISFMNEIANLCEKLGADVEKVRIAIGYDNRIGPRFLFPGVGWGGSCFPKDIKALMKMGEKNGVELKIVKSVYEVNERQKKLIVEKIKKHFGRELKNKKIAIWGLSFKPKTDDMREAPSIVIINELLKLGAKISAFDPVAVPNAKKIFGDKVKFAKNQYEALKNADALVLITEWQEFREPDFNYIKTLMRTPVVFDGRNIYNPEKLKKLGFTYYGIGRG, encoded by the coding sequence ATGAACATCTCAATCATTGGAACTGGTTATGTTGGACTTGTTACAGGCGCTTGTTTTGCCGAAAGTGGTAACAATGTGATCTGTATGGATATTGATAAAGAGAAAATCAATAAGCTTAAAAAGGGGATCGTTCCAATCTATGAGCCCGGTCTTGATGAAATTGTGAGAAAAAATTTAAATACTGGAAGATTGAAGTTTACAACTGATCTTGAATACGCTGTTAGAAATTCAGAAATAATTTTTCTTTGCCTCCCAACTCCGCCCGGAAAAGACGGGGATGCTGATCTTGGGATTTTATTTTCCGTTGTGAAGAATATCGCGAAAATTTTGCGGGGATTAGCAAAAGACGAAAAAAAACAGCTTAAAAAGCTTATAGTTAGCAAGTCAACAGTACCAGTTGGAACGGCGGATAAAATAAAAGAAATGTTAAATAAAGAACTTGGCAAGTATTCAGATAAAATTGATTTGTATGTGGCTTCAAACCCAGAATTTTTAAAAGAGGGAAACGCTGTGCAGGATTTCATGTTTCCAGATAGAGTCGTGATAGGAGTAAATGATGGGGAAGCCGAAAAAATTCTTCGCGAACTTTATGAACCTTTCGTCAGAACAGGAGCTCCAATTCTTGTGATGGATACGCGAAGCGCTGAAATGGTTAAATATACCGCAAATGCTTTTCTTGCTATGAGAATTTCATTTATGAATGAGATAGCAAACCTTTGTGAAAAGCTTGGCGCTGATGTTGAAAAAGTAAGAATTGCAATCGGTTATGATAATAGAATAGGTCCAAGATTTTTGTTTCCCGGCGTTGGCTGGGGCGGTAGCTGTTTCCCTAAAGATATAAAAGCGTTGATGAAAATGGGGGAGAAAAACGGCGTTGAATTGAAAATTGTTAAATCAGTTTATGAGGTTAATGAAAGACAAAAGAAATTAATAGTTGAAAAGATAAAAAAACATTTTGGAAGGGAATTGAAGAATAAAAAGATAGCAATATGGGGATTGTCTTTTAAACCAAAGACAGATGATATGAGAGAAGCACCTTCAATTGTAATCATAAATGAATTGTTAAAACTTGGAGCAAAAATTTCCGCTTTTGATCCCGTAGCTGTGCCAAATGCAAAGAAAATTTTCGGCGATAAAGTAAAATTTGCAAAAAATCAATATGAGGCTTTGAAAAATGCAGATGCTCTCGTCCTCATAACTGAATGGCAAGAATTTAGAGAACCTGATTTTAATTACATAAAAACATTGATGCGAACCCCTGTTGTCTTTGATGGAAGAAATATCTATAATCCAGAGAAACTCAAAAAACTTGGGTTTACATATTATGGCATCGGCAGAGGGTAA
- a CDS encoding dTDP-4-dehydrorhamnose 3,5-epimerase produces the protein MPFKFTRVSEIPDLIIIEPTVFEDNRGFFMETYSYREFERVGIKEKFVQDNHSKSVKGVLRGLHFQIEPFAQSKLVRCIKGEIFDVAVDIRPESATFKKWFGLILSEENKRMLYIPKGFAHGFVVLSEVAEVEYKVDNFYSPEHERGIIWNDPEIGIKWPFENPILSPKDMNLPKLSKLMEELLS, from the coding sequence ATGCCATTTAAATTCACGAGGGTTAGTGAAATACCGGATTTGATCATAATAGAACCAACAGTCTTTGAGGATAATCGCGGGTTTTTCATGGAGACTTACTCGTATAGAGAATTTGAAAGGGTTGGAATAAAAGAGAAGTTCGTTCAAGATAATCATTCAAAATCTGTGAAAGGAGTTTTAAGAGGCTTACATTTTCAAATTGAGCCATTTGCTCAGTCAAAACTTGTAAGATGTATAAAAGGCGAGATATTTGATGTTGCGGTTGATATTAGACCCGAATCTGCAACCTTCAAAAAATGGTTTGGTTTGATACTCTCTGAAGAAAATAAAAGAATGTTATATATCCCCAAAGGTTTTGCTCATGGTTTTGTTGTGCTCTCTGAAGTTGCTGAGGTTGAGTATAAAGTTGATAATTTTTATTCACCTGAACATGAGCGTGGCATAATCTGGAATGACCCAGAAATAGGAATTAAATGGCCTTTTGAAAACCCAATTCTTTCCCCAAAAGATATGAATTTGCCTAAGTTATCAAAACTAATGGAAGAGTTATTGAGTTGA
- a CDS encoding Hydrogenase maturation protein HypD produces the protein MMQKENVLITYKDPERVKILEKMIKETVEKIGRSLRIMEFCGGHTHTIMKYGIDQILKGFIHFVHGPGCPVCVLPMQRVDLAIELAKQKDVILCTYGDVLRVPGSNRKSLLNLKAEGSDVRMFYSCLDAIKVAQNNPDKQVIFFAIGFETTTPQTALLILKAKDLGLKNLSVVSNHVITPAAIQHILNAPEVREVGSIDIDGFIGPGHVSTIIGTRPYEYFAEEFLKPVVISGFEPLDIMISVYMIAKQIEKRKAFVENQYVRFVTREGNIKAQKLVAEVFELRKEFEWRGLGIIPYSALKIKKKYSDFDAEERFKVEVPPPKEHPACICGKVIRGVALPFECKLFGKVCTPSNPYGSCMVSSEGACAAYYNYRGTILNEDTLSVPSV, from the coding sequence ATGATGCAGAAAGAAAATGTTCTTATAACCTATAAAGATCCAGAAAGGGTGAAGATTTTGGAAAAGATGATCAAAGAAACAGTTGAAAAAATTGGAAGGTCCTTAAGGATAATGGAGTTTTGCGGTGGGCATACGCATACCATAATGAAATATGGGATAGATCAAATTTTAAAAGGGTTTATACATTTTGTGCATGGTCCGGGGTGTCCTGTATGTGTTTTACCAATGCAAAGAGTTGACCTTGCTATAGAACTTGCTAAACAAAAAGATGTTATTTTGTGTACTTATGGCGATGTTCTTAGGGTTCCCGGGTCAAATAGAAAAAGTTTGCTTAATTTAAAAGCGGAGGGAAGCGATGTAAGGATGTTTTATTCTTGTCTTGATGCAATAAAAGTGGCGCAGAATAATCCTGATAAGCAAGTGATATTTTTTGCTATAGGATTTGAAACTACAACACCTCAAACCGCCCTTTTAATACTAAAAGCAAAAGATCTTGGTCTTAAAAATCTTTCCGTTGTATCAAATCATGTTATAACTCCGGCTGCAATACAACATATCCTCAACGCTCCTGAGGTAAGAGAAGTTGGTAGTATTGATATAGATGGTTTTATAGGTCCAGGGCATGTAAGCACCATAATTGGCACAAGACCGTATGAATATTTCGCAGAGGAATTCTTAAAACCAGTTGTTATATCTGGCTTTGAACCTTTAGATATAATGATCTCTGTTTACATGATAGCTAAACAAATTGAAAAAAGAAAGGCATTTGTGGAAAACCAATATGTAAGATTTGTGACTAGGGAGGGAAATATCAAAGCACAAAAACTTGTAGCTGAGGTATTTGAATTGAGAAAAGAGTTTGAATGGAGAGGATTGGGCATAATTCCTTATAGCGCTTTGAAGATAAAAAAGAAATACTCTGATTTTGATGCAGAAGAAAGGTTTAAGGTTGAAGTTCCGCCACCGAAGGAACATCCAGCTTGTATATGTGGAAAAGTAATCAGAGGTGTAGCTCTTCCTTTTGAATGTAAACTTTTTGGAAAAGTTTGTACGCCATCAAATCCCTATGGTTCATGTATGGTTTCATCAGAGGGTGCATGTGCAGCTTATTACAATTATAGAGGTACAATTTTAAATGAGGATACTCTTTCTGTGCCATCGGTTTAA
- a CDS encoding Methionyl-tRNA formyltransferase has translation MRILFLCHRFNSLSQRLYCELAERGHEVSIELDVHPELMIEAVNLYKPDIVIAPFLKRKIPKEVWQKYTTLIIHPGPPGDRGPNALDWAILEKKQLWGVTVLEASEEYDAGDIYSYRIFPVRFAKKSSIYRLEVTESAVECILETLEKFESGKIDKFPQDNAVFNPVVPKDFRRINWEKDNTDDVLRKIYASDGQPGAIANILGTDYYLFNVYREDYLKGKPGQLIAQRDEAVCIGTKDGAVWITYMRSEEKNSIKLPAIRVLPKSISETLKEEPLKAWESVSFETYREISYEESKGIAYIKFYFYNGAMSTEQCYRLQEVVKYAKNKPVKAIVLLGNEDFFSNGMNLNTIEASESPADESWRNINAMDDLCEEILTTNDKLTVAGLIGNAGAGGVFLGLTCDFVFAREGVVLNPHYKNIGNLYGSEFWTYTLPKRVGWEKGKEIMENRMPISSNKAAKLGLIDGTFAKTPEEFIERLKIMLETFINSPDYSDFISKKREEREKEWAVKPLRAYREEELERMKLNFYGFDTSYHIARYYFVRRFLPFRTPPYLAVHRRRVLL, from the coding sequence ATGAGGATACTCTTTCTGTGCCATCGGTTTAACTCGTTGTCTCAGCGACTTTACTGTGAGCTAGCTGAAAGAGGTCATGAGGTATCTATAGAGCTTGATGTCCATCCAGAACTTATGATAGAGGCAGTAAATCTTTACAAGCCAGATATAGTGATTGCACCTTTCCTTAAGAGAAAAATCCCAAAAGAGGTATGGCAAAAATATACTACCTTGATCATTCACCCTGGACCACCTGGAGATAGAGGTCCAAACGCGCTTGATTGGGCTATTCTGGAGAAAAAACAGCTTTGGGGTGTAACGGTGCTTGAGGCAAGCGAAGAATATGATGCTGGGGATATTTATTCGTATAGGATATTTCCAGTCAGATTTGCAAAAAAATCAAGTATTTATAGACTTGAAGTGACAGAATCAGCTGTTGAATGTATACTTGAGACATTGGAGAAATTTGAGTCTGGTAAAATTGATAAATTTCCACAAGATAACGCTGTATTTAATCCAGTAGTGCCGAAAGATTTCAGAAGAATTAACTGGGAAAAAGATAACACTGATGATGTGTTAAGAAAAATCTACGCATCCGATGGTCAACCTGGAGCTATTGCAAACATTCTCGGGACTGATTATTATTTATTCAACGTCTATCGTGAAGATTATTTGAAAGGTAAGCCAGGGCAGTTAATAGCTCAAAGGGATGAGGCTGTTTGCATAGGCACAAAAGATGGTGCGGTATGGATAACTTATATGCGGAGTGAAGAGAAAAATTCAATTAAATTGCCAGCTATAAGAGTTTTGCCTAAATCCATTAGTGAGACTTTAAAAGAAGAACCATTAAAAGCATGGGAAAGTGTAAGTTTTGAAACCTATAGAGAAATATCTTATGAAGAATCCAAAGGGATCGCATATATAAAGTTCTATTTTTATAACGGGGCAATGTCCACGGAACAATGTTATCGTCTCCAAGAAGTTGTTAAATACGCGAAAAATAAGCCTGTTAAAGCAATTGTACTACTTGGGAATGAAGATTTCTTTTCCAATGGTATGAATCTTAACACCATTGAAGCATCTGAAAGTCCGGCTGACGAATCGTGGAGAAATATAAACGCTATGGACGATTTATGTGAGGAGATATTAACCACAAATGATAAGTTAACAGTAGCTGGTTTGATTGGAAATGCTGGAGCAGGGGGTGTGTTTTTGGGTTTAACTTGTGATTTTGTTTTTGCACGAGAAGGTGTGGTTTTAAATCCACACTATAAGAACATTGGAAATCTTTATGGCTCTGAATTTTGGACATATACATTACCTAAAAGAGTAGGATGGGAAAAGGGAAAAGAGATAATGGAGAATCGCATGCCTATAAGCTCAAACAAAGCCGCTAAATTGGGACTCATAGATGGAACTTTTGCGAAAACACCGGAGGAATTTATAGAAAGGTTGAAAATAATGCTTGAAACATTTATAAATTCTCCTGATTATAGCGATTTCATCTCAAAAAAGAGAGAAGAAAGAGAAAAAGAATGGGCTGTAAAGCCACTAAGAGCTTATAGGGAAGAGGAACTTGAAAGGATGAAGCTTAATTTTTATGGTTTTGATACCAGTTATCATATTGCGAGATATTACTTTGTAAGGCGGTTTTTACCTTTCCGAACACCCCCTTACCTTGCTGTACACCGCAGGAGAGTTTTATTATAA
- a CDS encoding dTDP-glucose 4,6-dehydratase, with protein MARVVITGGAGFIGSHLCDRFIAEGDEVICLDNLITGNLDNIAHLFGHPKFKFIKYDVTEFLYVPGDVHFILHFASPASPMDYVKYPIQTLKVGALGTHKALGLAKAKGARFLLASTSEVYGDPLVHPQSEEYWGNVNPIGIRGVYDEAKRFAEAMTMAYHRYHGLDTRIARIFNTYGPRMRIDDGRAIPAFMTQALKGEDITVFGDGSQTRSICYIDDLVDGIFKLLMSDYVYPINLGNPDEVTILELAKEIKELAGSKSKIVFKPLPPDDPKVRRPDITRAKEILGWEPKIPRKEGLKRTLEYFKQKLGIW; from the coding sequence TTGGCAAGGGTTGTAATAACGGGTGGAGCTGGATTTATTGGGTCGCATTTATGTGATAGATTTATTGCTGAAGGCGATGAAGTTATTTGCCTTGACAATCTTATTACAGGAAACCTTGATAACATTGCTCATCTTTTCGGTCATCCAAAGTTTAAGTTTATAAAATATGATGTCACCGAATTTCTTTATGTTCCGGGTGATGTTCACTTCATTTTACATTTTGCATCTCCTGCAAGTCCAATGGACTATGTTAAGTATCCTATTCAAACGCTAAAAGTTGGAGCACTTGGAACCCATAAAGCATTGGGACTTGCGAAGGCAAAGGGTGCAAGGTTTCTTCTCGCATCAACAAGCGAAGTTTATGGTGATCCGCTTGTACACCCACAAAGTGAGGAATATTGGGGTAATGTTAACCCAATTGGAATACGGGGTGTGTATGATGAGGCAAAGAGATTTGCAGAAGCTATGACAATGGCATATCACAGATACCATGGACTTGACACAAGGATCGCGAGAATTTTCAATACCTATGGTCCAAGAATGAGAATTGACGATGGAAGAGCTATCCCTGCATTTATGACCCAAGCACTTAAAGGTGAGGATATAACCGTTTTTGGTGATGGAAGCCAAACAAGAAGCATCTGCTATATTGATGATCTTGTTGATGGGATTTTTAAACTCTTGATGTCTGATTATGTTTATCCGATAAATCTTGGAAATCCAGATGAGGTGACAATTCTTGAACTTGCTAAAGAGATAAAAGAACTTGCTGGAAGCAAAAGTAAAATTGTTTTTAAACCACTCCCACCGGATGATCCAAAGGTAAGAAGACCTGATATAACAAGAGCAAAAGAGATCCTCGGCTGGGAACCAAAAATACCTAGAAAGGAAGGGTTGAAAAGGACACTTGAATACTTTAAACAAAAACTCGGGATATGGTGA
- a CDS encoding acetyl-CoA carboxylase carboxyltransferase subunit alpha: MSWFKRLTGNISGEKKELPEGLWTKCEQCGEIIHKSQLELNLWTCHKCNYHFRITSYDYINILIDKGTFKEFDKKLRSVDVLSFVDTKPYKERLKEAMKKTGLNEAIITGTGKMNGISVVIGVMDFRFIGGSMGSVVGEKVARAIERAYKLRNPLIIVSSSGGARMMESALSLMQMAKTSAMLTKLSSAKIPYISVLTDPTTGGVTASYAMLGDINIAEPGALIGFAGPRVIKQATGKDLPEGFQRSEFLLEHGFIDLIVHRKELKNKIVQILKLILEK; encoded by the coding sequence ATGTCCTGGTTCAAGAGATTAACAGGGAACATTTCGGGTGAGAAAAAAGAATTACCAGAAGGATTATGGACAAAGTGTGAACAGTGTGGGGAGATAATACACAAGTCACAGCTTGAACTGAATTTATGGACATGCCATAAGTGCAATTATCATTTCAGAATCACAAGCTATGACTATATTAATATTTTGATTGATAAAGGGACATTTAAAGAGTTTGACAAAAAATTACGCTCTGTAGATGTATTATCGTTTGTTGATACGAAACCATATAAAGAACGACTAAAAGAAGCAATGAAAAAGACAGGTTTAAACGAGGCAATTATCACAGGAACAGGTAAGATGAATGGAATATCAGTTGTGATTGGCGTAATGGACTTTAGATTCATAGGTGGGAGTATGGGTTCTGTGGTGGGGGAGAAGGTTGCAAGGGCAATTGAGAGAGCATATAAACTGAGGAATCCACTTATAATAGTTTCGTCCAGTGGTGGTGCAAGAATGATGGAAAGTGCTCTTTCACTAATGCAAATGGCGAAAACATCAGCAATGCTTACAAAATTATCCTCTGCAAAGATACCGTATATATCTGTTTTGACAGATCCAACAACGGGCGGAGTAACAGCAAGTTACGCCATGCTTGGGGATATAAATATAGCTGAACCTGGCGCTTTAATTGGCTTTGCAGGACCAAGGGTAATAAAACAGGCAACAGGTAAAGATTTGCCGGAAGGATTTCAAAGATCCGAATTTCTACTTGAGCATGGTTTTATTGATCTTATTGTACACAGGAAGGAGTTAAAAAATAAGATAGTTCAAATTTTAAAGTTGATACTTGAAAAGTAA
- a CDS encoding tRNA threonylcarbamoyladenosine biosynthesis protein TsaB codes for MILAIDTSTDICSVSVIENEKQKSKNILNTKQLHAEKLILIINQTLENINITLKDIKAIAVSIGPGSFTGLRISLSVAKGLCYVLGKPLIAVPTLDALALRAKQFCNILKNYIHNEIFVCAVLNAKQSDFYFSFYKYESDQLVRVSNYLSGGIDEIKKKISGLTVFIGDGVEILREKFYSQDTMIFLEDEINCTDAFYVATIAEQKYQRGEFSDIETIEPIYVKEFLIKTK; via the coding sequence ATGATTTTGGCAATTGATACATCAACTGATATCTGTTCCGTATCCGTTATTGAAAATGAAAAACAAAAATCAAAAAATATATTAAACACCAAACAGCTACACGCAGAAAAACTAATTTTAATTATTAATCAAACGCTGGAAAATATAAATATTACATTAAAAGATATAAAAGCAATAGCGGTATCAATTGGTCCTGGATCGTTCACTGGACTCAGGATAAGCTTAAGTGTGGCGAAAGGATTATGCTATGTTTTGGGAAAACCTTTGATAGCAGTTCCAACACTTGATGCACTTGCTTTAAGGGCAAAACAATTTTGCAATATTCTTAAAAATTATATACATAATGAAATTTTCGTTTGTGCGGTTTTAAACGCTAAACAAAGCGACTTTTACTTTAGCTTTTATAAATACGAAAGTGATCAACTTGTAAGGGTAAGTAACTATCTTTCTGGTGGAATTGATGAGATTAAGAAAAAAATAAGTGGCTTAACAGTATTTATCGGAGATGGTGTTGAAATTTTAAGGGAGAAATTTTATAGTCAAGATACAATGATCTTTCTTGAAGATGAGATTAACTGCACCGATGCTTTTTATGTCGCCACAATTGCAGAGCAAAAATATCAAAGAGGCGAGTTTTCGGATATAGAAACTATAGAACCAATCTATGTTAAAGAGTTTCTAATAAAAACAAAGTAA
- a CDS encoding tRNA threonylcarbamoyladenosine biosynthesis protein TsaE, which produces MIGKFITKSEVETIQLGKDFAKMLKAGDVVALYGELGSGKTKFVQGVCLGLNVKETVNSPSFIIMNKYEGDLVIYHFDLYRINSLDELIEIGFHEFIYNDAISLIEWAEKVKDILPKKRYEIYLNFGRYENEREVEIIKL; this is translated from the coding sequence ATGATTGGCAAGTTTATTACTAAAAGTGAGGTTGAAACAATACAACTTGGAAAAGATTTTGCAAAGATGTTAAAGGCTGGGGATGTTGTTGCACTTTACGGTGAACTTGGCTCTGGAAAAACAAAATTTGTTCAGGGTGTATGCCTTGGACTTAATGTTAAGGAGACAGTTAACAGCCCAAGTTTTATTATAATGAACAAATATGAGGGGGATCTGGTTATTTATCATTTTGATCTTTATAGAATTAATTCGCTTGATGAGCTTATTGAAATAGGATTTCATGAGTTTATATATAACGATGCAATATCGTTGATAGAGTGGGCGGAGAAAGTAAAGGATATTTTACCCAAAAAGAGATATGAGATATATCTTAATTTTGGAAGGTATGAAAATGAAAGGGAGGTGGAAATTATTAAGTTATGA